The Candidatus Eremiobacterota bacterium nucleotide sequence TCTTTGAGAAATTCGCGCAGCAATCGCTGGCGTATTATCCCGCCCGGCATCATATCGTTGATTTCTGGAACCACGGAAGCGGGCCGGCCTTGAAAGGCTCTTCCGGCAGGAAGAATATCCGGCGCGACATATGTTTGGATTATGCCACCTTTAATTTCATCTCAATGCCTCAGCTCAAGGAGTCACTCCTCTCCATTCGGACACAGCTTGGAAAAAACATAGAGATTCTGGTAATAAGCTGCTGTCTCATGGGAGGTTATGAAACGTTTTATCAGATCAGGGACTCAGTGGACTATTGTGTCGCCTCACCGCCTGCCGTGTGGGGTAAGAATTCCCTTCCATTCGAGCCTTATGCTGTCTTTCTGGAACGTATATCTTCAAATCCTTATGCATCATCCAATGCGATTGCCGAGGGGCTTGCATTCGACACTTTCAGAGAGCATAAAATCCAGTTTAACATTGAGCATTTTGCTTACACTGCCGTGGCGCTGGCGAAAATAGGCCCTGTGCATGAGCATTTCACCGTCTTTGCCAGGGAGTGCAACAACGCTCTTACTGACTCTGCGTATAAAAAAGAGCTTCGGGCACTCGTACAGAAACCCTATACAGAGGGCTATTCCGAACAGTTTACCGCTGACTATAACCTGCGTGATCTGGGACTTTTTGCAAAATCGGTGAGTGCGAGCACTGTGCTGAGTGAGAGCCTGAAAGATGCTGCTTCACTGGTGTCGTCTGATCTCGAGACGGGAACGCAGAACTTCAAGTTCTATGCTGAAAGGTACAACCCGGATGACAGATTTGACTGGAGTAAATGCTGTCTTGTGAGTATTTATCTGCCTGCGGATGATAAATTCGAAATCCCTCCCTCATATTCAACAGGGCTGGACACCTCGGCAACCACGGACTGGAATTCTTTTATTCATTCCCTGTGGAAGTGAGCCGGGACAGTTCTGCAGTGGCTTCCCTTCGCGCCGGCATGTTATTTTTCCAGCGTGAGGCTCTTGACCTCGTACTTGGTCCTCGCGTCTATCAGGAGGCTGAGCATTATGACGTTCTCGCCTTCCTTGAGGTATTTTCCGATGTCATATCCTGTGGTTTTATCTGCTGTCCACTTGATGTCAACATGTTCGGCAACGGGAACGCCGTTCACGGAGATCTTATAGGGAGAGAAGACTCCTCCCCCGTGCTCCGGTACAGACTCCATGTTCAGGATGGTCCCCCTGTCGGTCACTTTGAGGGAATAGCCCTTGTAGTCATCCTTGGCGAGGGTGAAATGGATGCTCAGCGAGCTGTCCTTGGTATACATGGTGAGGTAATTCGATCCATCCCAGCAGTAGTTCGTAGAGGTCTTCACCCCTTCAGGCCTGATATCGGAAGAGAAATCAATCTTCCACACCGCATTCGCCGATGCGGACCCCGCCTGAACAAGCAGCAAAGAGACAATCAGGAAGCTTGAAAAGAGAATCTCCCACCCCAGTTTTTTCACGCCGCTCACCCCTTTTCGATGGTAATAATTGAGTATTTCCACATTGTGGTTGGTATTCCTTCAATTATCAAGGCTGCCGCTTGAAGGCCGCGCTTATGAAGAGCATGGGGTGGAGACTCAGATTGTATCACCTGAAGGACAGAGAAAAGCCCCCGGCGGCGAGGAGCTTTACCAGGAGTCGGCCCGGATGGATGAAAATTCTGAGTGCGGGCCGGCAGAGTGATCTGCCCCTTGCCTGTCATCCTTGCCAGGCATTCGTCTTTCATGCTCTCAGCTCCATAAGTAATTGGATCCGGGGTGTACACCGGCGGGTAAAATAGGAGTCTCGCCCCGATTTATCGAAGTATGCTATT carries:
- a CDS encoding clostripain-related cysteine peptidase yields the protein MPGYGPAADLCVTLDYPSQKVYTDKRGYFKLEGIPAGNATLTFTGEGLKTTALTVSVSADKVTAVNTPDYDAVLIPPGDDSPLKKEWLYICYIASDNDLGSSPSYISRKVIKYMEKAGSTAGMHAVAFIDEEKTNTKMYYIRKDADLSSISSPCFDYGRNEDSGDYRVFEKFAQQSLAYYPARHHIVDFWNHGSGPALKGSSGRKNIRRDICLDYATFNFISMPQLKESLLSIRTQLGKNIEILVISCCLMGGYETFYQIRDSVDYCVASPPAVWGKNSLPFEPYAVFLERISSNPYASSNAIAEGLAFDTFREHKIQFNIEHFAYTAVALAKIGPVHEHFTVFARECNNALTDSAYKKELRALVQKPYTEGYSEQFTADYNLRDLGLFAKSVSASTVLSESLKDAASLVSSDLETGTQNFKFYAERYNPDDRFDWSKCCLVSIYLPADDKFEIPPSYSTGLDTSATTDWNSFIHSLWK